In candidate division KSB1 bacterium, the genomic stretch TTCTTCCCGAGCCGCAGAAATCTTAACCTTGTTAATAAGTTCTTCACCTTTAAAATAGTGCTGGTAAGCTTCAAGATTTGGTGTGGTCACTTCTGCAACACTGCGACTGGCAAGTTGAACCTGGGTGTCCGGCTCTCTCAAATCGATGCGGGTTTTCTCCGAAAGCTGGTCAAGGAGACCGGGTATGCTTTCCTGACCGTTGCCTTCAACTTTGGTGGAAAAGAGCCGGTCTCCAGTCTGCGGATCGATGACTTTGAAATCGATTGTATAAAGTTGACCGAATTTACGAATGGTGGCAACGGCCAGTGCGCTGATATTGGCGCGTTTGGAGATTTCGATGCCCGAGGTTTCATCGACGAATGTCAAATCGGGCCGATTCATCTGTTTGAATTCATCGTACATACGGGCACGTGAAAAGACGTTGAGTCGCCGCGACTGCTCCAGCGCCGTTATCAGCATGCCGGAGAGGCCGTCCAGTTCGGGTTCGTTGGTCTGGTTGACAAAATCCACCACAGCAATGGGAACGCGTTCGGTGGCGGCGGACTGGCGTCCGAGGAAAAAATAGCCGGCAAGGGTGAGGAGAATCAGGGCGGCGATTCCGCCATATAAAAATGTGCGTTTCTGTAGGGGCACGGTGCGCCGTGCCCCTGCGTTTACAGGTTTCAAACCTGTCCCTACGGTAATTTTTTGCAAATCAGCCCTTAGGTCTTCGGTATTCTGATAGCGGTTTTTGGTTTCTTTCTGAAGACATCTATTGACAATATTTTCGAGGTCCAGGGGAATGTCTTCCCGGGATTCGGAAACCCCTTCCGGGTCCTCGTTCATAATCGAATACATCACCGCCTGTTCGTAATCGCCTGGAAAGGGCATTTTCCCGGTGAGCATTTCATACATCACTACCCCGAATGACCAGATGTCGGCACGTTCGTCCGCTTCTTCGCCGCGCGCCTGTTCCGGAGACATGTAGGCCGCTGTTCCCAAGGTTGTCCCCACTTTAGTGAACTTCACGCCGCCGCGCACCTTGGCCAGGCCGAAGTCCATAATTTTAACTTGATCTTCATCAGTGATCATGATGTTGGCAGATTTGATATCGCGGTGGGTGATGCCTTTCTTGTGAGCGGCTTGCAGGCCTGCTGTGATTTGGCGGGCGTAGTCCAAACAATTGTCAATTGCGAATTATTAATTATTAATTCTCGCAATTCCTGACCCTTGATGTATTCCATGACGATGAAGATCTCATCATCCACCTCTTCGATGGCATGAATAGTGGCGATGTTCGGGTGGTTCAGGGACGCGGCGGCTTTGGCCTCAATCTGGAACCTTTCACGCTCCTCAGAATTCACCGCAATTTGGCGCGGCAGGAATTTGATGGCGACGATGCGTTCCAGTTTGGTGTCCTCGGCTTTGTAGACGACGCCCATCCCGCCACGGCCAATTTCTTTCAGAATCTTGTAATGAAGTATGGTTTTGTCTATCATCAAAAGACTCTCCTGCTAAATGAATATTGGCCTACGGGACAGGTGCCGCCTTCGCCGAGTTTTTCAAGAATTTTATAATGTGATATGGTTTTGCCGATCATTGCAAACGAATTCCTCAATCAAGATTGCTCTTTCTCAGGTACCCGGTTCCCTGCAATCCACACGGATTCAATAGAACGGCTGTTTTTTATGTCCTCAAGTGGATTTGCACCAAGGACGATAAAATCCGCCCATTTTCCGGGTTCAAGCGTGCCGAGATGACTTAAGCCCAGACTACTGGCTGCGTCTCGCGTTGCTGCGATGATAATCTGCATAGGCGCTAAGCCCGCTTTCGCCATTAGCTCCAATTCCAGATGTTCAAAGTACCCCTGAAATCGCGCCGGCGGACCGCTATCCGTGCCGAATGCGATCTTAACACCTGCGTCCGCAAGTTTCTTGAGGTTTGCCAAGGCAACTTCCAGGGCTTTCTTGGTTTTCTGGGCTGTTGTACTGTTGCGAATCCTTTGCTGACGGTCCGGGCTTTTGAGTTGTTTTATAACCTCCGGGTCAGCTTCTTTCAAGAAAAAGGGATCGTTAAAAAAGTCCGGTTCACTTTCATAAACAAAAACCGAAACTTCACGAACCAGGGTCGGGCAATAACCGATGTTCTTTTTTTTGAGAAGCCCAATCAGTTCGTCATCAACCTCTTGATCGCGAACGCTATGGGCTGCGAAATCAATACCGCTTTTGAGCAGGGATTTGGCGTCATCGAGGTAAAACAAATGAGCCGCCACTTTGAGGTGTTTTTGATGGGCGTAATCGATGACCGTACGGTAAATCTCTGGCGTCATCTTCTTGCTGGTACCCAAATTGTCATCAACGCGGATTTTGATATAATCCACTTTGAGGTCGGCGTTCCGGTCGATGGCGGCTCTAACCGCCTCCTCTGTCTCACCACTAACCACTTCACCAGCTACCAACAGTCTTGCTCTGTCAAGGGCGGGGCTGGCTTGGACGGCCCGCAGATTTGCGCCGCTCGCCTGATCTCCACCTAAACTGTTCACGGTTGTCACTCCGTAACGCGCGTAAAGACGGAGTTGTCTATCAACATTTTCTTTTGAATAGTGACCGCCTTCAAGACCGACGACGTCTCCGACATGGCCGTGGGCGTTTATTAGGCCGGGCATGATAAATTTTCCCCGCACGTCAATACGTTCGGCTTCTTTGGGAATTTGTACGTCTGCTGCAGACCCAGCGGCGACAATTTTTCCCTCGCTGACCAATATCACACCATTGTCAATGGGTGATGCGCCGGTGCCGTCTATTATTCGTGCGCCCACAAACACTTTACTTCCGGTTGCAAGAGGCGGCGTTCCAGCGCCGCAGGAAATCATTGTAAAAGCGGCCAAAATCAATGCACCTTGTAATCGATTTAACATATCCCCTCCAACGAAATGAAATGGTTTCTAGTCCGGATTGACTATGAATGAACTATCAAAGGCACAAAGGTTACCCTCCTGTGTCTCGATGTTCCTGACAGTGCGTTCCAGTTTCGTGTCCTCGGCATTATAAACGACGCCCATGCCGCCCTCGCCGATTTTCTCTATTATTTGTAATGTAGTATTGTTTGGCCGATCATTTCCGTCCTTTCAGGCATTCATTGTTAATTCATTAAAATCCCGTAGGGATGAAATGTTTATAGCTAAATGTCACCCCAAACACCGTGAACTCCGTAGGAGTGACATGGCCTTTGTCCCAAACATTCATTCATCTTCAACCCATTTAAAAAGATATTTTTCGTCATATTCTACATGAAATCTCTTAAGCAATTCTAAGTATTCCTCTTTGAAGGTCTTCCTGGCGTGATGTTCCTCCTGGTTCTGAATGTATTTTACAACAGCATCCATTTGGGAATAGCCGTATGAAAATGCACCGAAACCTTCCTGCCAATTGAATTTTCCCCGCACCCATTTTTTCTCGTTGATGAATGTCGATGAATTGTTTTTGATATCGCGAACTAAATCGGATAAAGCAATGCTCGGCTTCATGCCGATGAAAATATGCGCATGATCCGGCATGTTATTGATGGCAATGAGCTTTTGTTTCTTGTTCCGAATGATGCCGGTTATGAATTTGTTCAGCTCTTCTTTGTGTTCTTTGCGAATCATGTTGTATCTACCTTGCACTGCGAAAACGACTTGAATGTAGATTTGGGTGTATGTATTTGCCATTTGCATTCCTTGTGCGAAAAACTACATGTCACTCCTACGGAGTTTCCGCGGTTTTATTTGGCGTTTGACTATAAACATTGCACTCCTAACGGAGTTAAAAAAACCTTATGCTCTCGGTGTCTCAGTAGCAATCTATTTTTTCTCCTGAACCAACTCAAACAAGCGATTCGGACTCAACGGAATTTCCAGAATTTCCAAATCAAATTCTGCTAACGCATCCTCAATGGCTTGCGCAAACAGCGGCCCCACCGGAATGGCGCCCGCTTCACCCGCGCCTTTCACGCCAAGCGGATTTAAAGGTGATGGCGTTTCAATATGGTCTGTTTCGATATTCGGAACATCATTTGCGGTCGGCAGCAGGTAATCCATAAAAGAGGCGTTGGTGAGCTGCCCGGATTCATCGTAAACCAACTGCTCATAAAAAGCATTGCCGATTCCCTGCGCCACACCCCCTTGAATTTGCCCTTCCAGAATCATCGGGTTGATGACTTTTCCGCAGTCGTGTACCACGACATATTTTTTAATTTTCAGCATCATAGTTTGCGGATCGATCTCAATGATCATTGCGTGTACGCCGCTGGCCGTGCTGCCGCCTTCGGGACCAAAATAGTCCGTTGACTCCAAACCGGGTTCTGTTCCCGGCTTGACCGCGCCTCGCAAAGGATTCGCAAGTTGGGCCAGTTCCCCCAATTTTATGGACTTCTGTTTAACCCCTTTCACATAAACTTTGCCATCTTCAATGACCAAATCTTCTTCGGCAGCTTCAAAATGTTCGCTGGCATTTTTAAGAATTTTCTTGCGTACACCGACAGCGGCGGCATGAATGGCGTTTCCGGCCACAACGGCGCCGCGGCTGGCGAAGGTACCGACACCCCAGCCAAATTCTTTGGTGTCTCCGGTCACTAATCGAATATCCTTTACATCCACCCCTAATTGGTCAGCCACGATTTGAGCAAAGGAAGTAAAGTGCCCTTGTCCTTGCGTGCCGATTCCAGTCGCGACATTGACTTTGCCGCTGGCGTCCACTTTCACCCGGGCGCCCTCGTACGGCCCGATGCCGGTGCCTTCAACATAAGAGACAATTCCCAGGCCAACACATTTGCCCTGTTTGCGCAGCTTCGGCTGCTCTTTCTCGATGAAATTTTTATAATCGATCATTTCAACCGCTTTTTCCAAAGCGGGAGCGTAATTGCCGCTGTCGTAAACCAGCGGGGCAAAATCCTGATAGATGATTTCGTGGTTGTGGGGAAAATCCTCCGGTTTCAGGTAGTTCTTTTTGCGAATCTCAACTCGATCTATTTTCAGCTCTTTTGCCGCCAAGTCGAGAAGCCGTTCCATGACAAAGACGCCGTGTTGCCGACCGGCGCCACGGTAGGGCGTCACAATAGTTTTGTTGGTGAAAACCGCTTTGAACTCGCTGTAATAATTCGGAACGTCGTACGGGCCGAGCAAAGTACACTGGCTGTTAATGGGGACGGTGAGGCCGTACGGTGCATACGCGCCGGCGTCGTGCAAAAAGACATCGCGAACACCCAAAATTTTGCCATCTTTCGTAACAGCAAGCTCCGCATCGTGAATTTGGCCGCGCTCATGCGTGGTAGCGAAGAAGTTCTCCTGGCGATCTTCGATCCATTTGATAGGACGCTTCAACTGCATCGCCACCCAGGGAATGAGCACTTCTTCGGGATAGAACATCATGATTTTCGGGCCAAAGCCGCCGCCAATAAACGGCGCAATTACATGCACTTGAGACTCGGACA encodes the following:
- a CDS encoding protein kinase — translated: MIDKTILHYKILKEIGRGGMGVVYKAEDTKLERIVAIKFLPRQIAVNSEERERFQIEAKAAASLNHPNIATIHAIEEVDDEIFIVMEYIKGQELRELIINNSQLTIVWTTPAKSQQACKPLTRKASPTAISNLPTS
- a CDS encoding protein kinase, whose amino-acid sequence is MDYARQITAGLQAAHKKGITHRDIKSANIMITDEDQVKIMDFGLAKVRGGVKFTKVGTTLGTAAYMSPEQARGEEADERADIWSFGVVMYEMLTGKMPFPGDYEQAVMYSIMNEDPEGVSESREDIPLDLENIVNRCLQKETKNRYQNTEDLRADLQKITVGTGLKPVNAGARRTVPLQKRTFLYGGIAALILLTLAGYFFLGRQSAATERVPIAVVDFVNQTNEPELDGLSGMLITALEQSRRLNVFSRARMYDEFKQMNRPDLTFVDETSGIEISKRANISALAVATIRKFGQLYTIDFKVIDPQTGDRLFSTKVEGNGQESIPGLLDQLSEKTRIDLREPDTQVQLASRSVAEVTTPNLEAYQHYFKGEELINKVKISAAREEFEKAIALDSTFSLAYYGLAYTLNWDSMVGARAAILKAIQYIDKVPEKERHLIKALYEIVEGNYEGAITLYKELLELYPSEKEALYNIGDFSHHNADYSTATIFLEKVLALDPTHERAIEHLIWNARELEHWDKMIEYTKLYVE
- a CDS encoding xanthine dehydrogenase family protein molybdopterin-binding subunit, producing the protein MATRYFGERIKRNEDPRLLKGQALFVDDVHLPEMLHVAFLRSDYAHGRINSIDVSAALERPGVIAVYTAEDLGDYWQPGPLLVPPPPIKKLTFNECTQVPLAKDKVKHVGEALAFVVAESRYIAEDALEDIFADIDPLDAVIDLEKALDSEAPRIHDQLASNLSAHVIQEKGNYDAVKKKADVIIERRFLYDHGLAAAMENRGIVADWDEKTLELKVWDTTQAPIPIRNGLAAMLGLSESQVHVIAPFIGGGFGPKIMMFYPEEVLIPWVAMQLKRPIKWIEDRQENFFATTHERGQIHDAELAVTKDGKILGVRDVFLHDAGAYAPYGLTVPINSQCTLLGPYDVPNYYSEFKAVFTNKTIVTPYRGAGRQHGVFVMERLLDLAAKELKIDRVEIRKKNYLKPEDFPHNHEIIYQDFAPLVYDSGNYAPALEKAVEMIDYKNFIEKEQPKLRKQGKCVGLGIVSYVEGTGIGPYEGARVKVDASGKVNVATGIGTQGQGHFTSFAQIVADQLGVDVKDIRLVTGDTKEFGWGVGTFASRGAVVAGNAIHAAAVGVRKKILKNASEHFEAAEEDLVIEDGKVYVKGVKQKSIKLGELAQLANPLRGAVKPGTEPGLESTDYFGPEGGSTASGVHAMIIEIDPQTMMLKIKKYVVVHDCGKVINPMILEGQIQGGVAQGIGNAFYEQLVYDESGQLTNASFMDYLLPTANDVPNIETDHIETPSPLNPLGVKGAGEAGAIPVGPLFAQAIEDALAEFDLEILEIPLSPNRLFELVQEKK
- a CDS encoding amidohydrolase family protein — encoded protein: MLNRLQGALILAAFTMISCGAGTPPLATGSKVFVGARIIDGTGASPIDNGVILVSEGKIVAAGSAADVQIPKEAERIDVRGKFIMPGLINAHGHVGDVVGLEGGHYSKENVDRQLRLYARYGVTTVNSLGGDQASGANLRAVQASPALDRARLLVAGEVVSGETEEAVRAAIDRNADLKVDYIKIRVDDNLGTSKKMTPEIYRTVIDYAHQKHLKVAAHLFYLDDAKSLLKSGIDFAAHSVRDQEVDDELIGLLKKKNIGYCPTLVREVSVFVYESEPDFFNDPFFLKEADPEVIKQLKSPDRQQRIRNSTTAQKTKKALEVALANLKKLADAGVKIAFGTDSGPPARFQGYFEHLELELMAKAGLAPMQIIIAATRDAASSLGLSHLGTLEPGKWADFIVLGANPLEDIKNSRSIESVWIAGNRVPEKEQS
- the tnpA gene encoding IS200/IS605 family transposase, with amino-acid sequence MANTYTQIYIQVVFAVQGRYNMIRKEHKEELNKFITGIIRNKKQKLIAINNMPDHAHIFIGMKPSIALSDLVRDIKNNSSTFINEKKWVRGKFNWQEGFGAFSYGYSQMDAVVKYIQNQEEHHARKTFKEEYLELLKRFHVEYDEKYLFKWVEDE